In the Paludisphaera rhizosphaerae genome, one interval contains:
- the ltaE gene encoding low-specificity L-threonine aldolase, with amino-acid sequence MSRPPIDLRSDTVTRPSPAMRKAMAEAAVGDDVYGEDPTVQALEARTAALLGKEAALFTPSGTMANQIAIGLHTRPGDELLCSGTSHVYWWEAGGIARLWGVTSRTFLGESGLLTLDEIEDAIHPDDPHHVRTRLVTLENTHNRGGGRVHPIEDVRAIASWARSEGLAMHLDGARLMNAVVASGVPADEWGKSFDTMAICFSKGLGAPVGSAVAGSAQAIRQARRLRKLLGGGMRQAGVLAAAALYALENNVERLAEDHANALILAEAFSEVEGLELESQVETNLVWVTVDPSLATAAEVVAHLKSHGVLASALGDQTLRACTHLDVSSDDAEQAAEIIRAIDPEMLAAETVVY; translated from the coding sequence ATGAGCCGACCGCCGATCGACCTCCGGTCCGACACCGTGACCAGGCCCTCGCCGGCGATGCGAAAGGCGATGGCCGAGGCGGCGGTGGGGGACGACGTTTACGGCGAGGACCCCACGGTCCAGGCCCTCGAAGCTCGCACGGCCGCCCTACTCGGCAAGGAAGCGGCGCTCTTCACGCCGTCGGGGACGATGGCCAACCAGATCGCCATTGGCCTGCACACGCGTCCGGGGGACGAGTTGCTCTGCTCCGGAACGTCGCACGTCTACTGGTGGGAGGCCGGCGGAATCGCCCGTCTCTGGGGAGTCACGTCGCGGACCTTTCTCGGCGAATCCGGCCTGCTGACTCTCGACGAGATCGAGGACGCGATCCACCCCGACGACCCGCACCACGTCCGCACGCGGCTGGTCACGTTGGAGAACACGCACAACCGTGGGGGCGGTCGGGTCCATCCGATCGAGGACGTCCGCGCGATCGCCTCATGGGCGCGGAGCGAGGGACTGGCGATGCATCTCGACGGCGCCCGGCTGATGAACGCCGTGGTGGCCTCGGGCGTACCAGCCGACGAATGGGGGAAGTCCTTCGACACGATGGCGATCTGCTTCTCGAAGGGCCTGGGTGCCCCTGTCGGCTCGGCCGTCGCCGGCTCGGCGCAGGCCATCCGTCAGGCGCGGCGGCTGCGGAAGTTGCTCGGCGGCGGGATGCGCCAGGCAGGCGTTCTGGCGGCGGCCGCACTTTATGCGCTCGAGAACAACGTCGAGCGACTCGCCGAGGATCATGCCAATGCGCTGATCCTCGCAGAGGCGTTCTCGGAAGTCGAAGGACTCGAACTCGAATCTCAGGTCGAGACGAACCTCGTCTGGGTGACCGTGGATCCGTCGCTCGCCACGGCGGCGGAGGTGGTCGCGCATCTCAAGTCGCACGGCGTTCTCGCTTCCGCCCTCGGCGATCAGACGTTACGGGCTTGCACTCACCTGGACGTCAGCAGCGATGACGCCGAGCAGGCCGCGGAGATCATTCGGGCCATCGACCCGGAGATGCTCGCGGCTGAGACCGTCGTCTACTGA